In Mytilus trossulus isolate FHL-02 chromosome 14, PNRI_Mtr1.1.1.hap1, whole genome shotgun sequence, a genomic segment contains:
- the LOC134695694 gene encoding protein THEM6-like gives MWLLLLIICICFVFFDVWYFIRFGITCSFYMFTKSNSLFEESIFYGICLTTDLDFMIHMNNARYLRDCDFARFKFWIQSKAWKIVRKLGANMSNAGNNIRYRRSLQLFDIYKIKTKLVYWDDRSFYLEQQFIRTRDDFVCAVNIVKQTMIGCSPALIIEKLTGEQREPVLTEELKCLLESWQLSSERLRQSS, from the exons ATGTGGTTACTTTTGTTGATCATCTGTATCTGTTTCGTGTTTTTTGACGTTTGGTATTTCATTCGATTTGGAATCACATGTTCCTTTTACATGTTTACCAAGTCGAATTCACTATTTGAAGAAAGCATATTTTATG GAATATGTCTCACAACGGATCTTGATTTTATGATACATATGAATAATGCTAGATATCTACGAGACTGTGACTTTGCTAGGTTCAAGTTTTGGATACAGAGTAAAGCATGGAAAATAGTACGGAAATTAGGAGCCAACATGTCCAATGCTGGGAATAATATCCGATACAGACGTTCTTTACAACTCTTCGATATATATAAGATCAAAACAAAG TTAGTATACTGGGACGACAGGTCTTTCTACCTAGAACAACAGTTCATTAGGACAAGGGACGACTTTGTATGTGCTGTCAATATAGTCAAACAAACAATGATAGGATGTTCTCCCGCATTGATCATAGAGAAACTTACTGGGGAACAGAGGGAACCAGTTTTGACAGAagaattaaaatgtttgttaGAGTCATGGCAGCTATCCAGCGAAAGACTTCGACAGTCAAGTTGA